The sequence TATTTACTATTCTTCGGCAGCGCTGAACCTGACTTGGTGCCAGACCGTGTTCTGCAAAATAACCGTAATGTCTTTGGCACAAGAATGCATATAGCGGGCGGAGATGTGAATGCAGATGAATATGGAGATGTTATTACCATTTCCCCCGATGGTAATAATGGCGAAGGCGAATTACATATTTATTTCGGCAGTAGATTCATGGACACGACTGCTGCCATAAATGTCAGAACACGCGATTTTTATGGATACAATACCGGCTTTGGAATGGGAGCAGTTGGAGACTATAATGGTGATGGAGTAAAGGACTTCGTGTCGTACGTCCCCATGGAAAGAGGTGGAAATTACTATGGTATACTTACTTTACATGGTGGATCCCGGGATTGGCGAGTGTCGGTGAAGGAGCCTGTCTATCCTGCTATGCAACCTCGTAGTATCAGAATAAAACTACACCCCAACCCGTTCAATGCGGAACTGAAGGTTCGCATAAGTGAACTGCAGGGTGGTGAGTGCCGGTTGCGTCTTATGGATATAGCAGGTCGTATGGTATCAGACAAATCCATCTCATTCCGGCAGCAGGACGAAGTCTCATTCGTTCTTGATACTACAGAACTTCCGACTGGAATCTATATCGTATTGGTCTTAAACCGATTGTCTTCCGGCAAGTGGCAAAGCGCGCTTGCGAAGGCGCTCTTGCTTCGCTAATTAGGCAAATTTGGAGGTTAGTATGAATGCTCGCATCGTTACTCTCATAGTTCTGGCGCTTCTGACCATTCGTCCTGCGCATCTCGTCGCTCAGCGCACCTACATCGGCACTGAGGGCAGCCCTCTCAACTGCTATGGTGGTTTCATTGCCTGGAATCAGACCGGGCATCGGGCCGATGACTTCAGTTATCGTTACCTACAAGAGGGCGGATTCACCACCGATCTACCGTTTGTAAGTTCAGTCGTGGCTCAGCAAGGACAGTTTTCCTATCGGAGCCTCTTCAGTCATTATGGTATCAAGCCCTACTTGGGAGCGGGCGCAGGAGCCGATGGCTATGAACCTGCGACAGCCAACCGCAATTGCTTCATCGAGCAGTCCTGCCGCCAGTGGAGCGCCGATGCCGGGATGGAGAATCCCGACCCTATGCCCCTCATGATCAAACGCATAAAGAGGATGGATGCCGATTTCTGAGCGATGATTATAGACCACCTCCAGGCGTCCCGCTTTGCGCATTTCATCAATAATGTCGTTGAAAAAGCATAAAATACAGCCGGAAGGTGCATCCTGACTGGGAATGTATCGCGATGGCTCGATGACGGCCGTTGGCGAGGGATCATATTCGAGGATGGGTGCAATACTGCGGTCATTTCCCGACATTACGCTACCCTAAGCACAATCTTCCCGGCGACAGCGCCTTCTTCGAGCATCTGTTGCGCCCGGGCTGCCTCGGCGAGCGGCAGTTCCGCTCCCACCTGCACCTTGACCGCTCCGGATGCCGCGAGATCGATGATCTCCTGCATCTCCACTTTCGTTCCAAGATAGAGGCCTTGGATCGAAAGGTGTCGCAGATAGGTCATATGGAGCGAGAAGTTAGGCACTTCGCGACCGGTGATGATGCCGCAGAGCAGAATCCGTCCGCCTTTCTTCACCATCTGGAACGATTTCGGGAAAGTCTCGGGCCCGACATAGTCGATGATCAGATCGACGCCTGCCGGGCAAAGTTTCATCACCTCGGCCGGGACGTCGTCCCGCTTTCTGTTGAAAACGTGGTCGGCGCCGAGGGATGTCATCAGTGCGAGCCGGTCGTCCGAGCCGGCAGTGGCGATCACCGTTGCGCCGAGCCGTTTTGCGATCTGAATGGCTATCGTGCCCAGCCCACCGGCGCCTCCCCAGATGAAAAACGTCTGACCGGCCGAAAGTCCCCCCACCCCTTTCAAGGCGTGCAGCGCCGTCAGCCCGGCGATTGGCAGACCCGCAGCAGAATCGAAGGAGATGCTGTCCGGCAGAACGAAGCAATTACCCGCCGGGACGGTGCAGTATTCCGCATAACCCCCCTTCAGGTGTAAACCGAAGTATTTCCACCCCAGGCAGAGGTTGGGACGACCCTCCCGGCAAAGTTGACACTTTCCACAGGCGATGAGCGGATAAACGACAACGCGCTTGCCGATCAGATCACGGCTCACGTCCGGTCCGGCTTCGAGGACCGTCCCGGTAATGTCTCCGCCCGGAATGTGCGGTAGGGGAATTGGGATGCTGGGATAGCCCCGACGGACGACGAGATCGACGTGGTTGATGCCAGTGCAGGCAATCTGTATCAAGACTTCGCCCGATACTGGAACCGGCGTCGGCTGGTCGCTGGTGTAGGTCAAGACGTCACGTTCGCCGTGACGGGGTATGGTGATGGCTTTCATTTATTTGAGGTGATTTGAGTCCATGGATGTATATCAATCGGTGCTGGATATCTGCTTATCGGGATAGGCGACAGCGACAAGCGTCAAGCCCTTCGCCGGAGCGATCCGGACGGCTCCGCAGCGCACCGGGCGTTCGAGCAATTGCCTGAAGTCGTCCGGTGAATAATAACCCCTTGCCAGGTCAAAGAGGGATCCCACCAGACCTCGCACCATCTTGTGGAGGAACCGGTTGGCAGTGATCCGGAAGGTTACGCCGTCGTTGTCAGCAACCCAGTGGGCTTCGGTAACGACGCATTCGTAATGTAACTCCCCCGGCCGGTAAAGCGCAAACGCTCTGAAGTCATGCCGGCCAAAGAGCAGCGACACTCCTTCCTCGGCGAGGGTATCGTCCCATGGCAGCATCGGCGTCCAACTGGTGCGGCTGCGTAGCGGGTGTAAGGTGTGCTCAATCCGGTAGTGGTAGGATCGGGAAGTGGCGCTGTAACGGGCGTGAAAGTCCGGCGCTGCAGGCTCTGCGGCGAGCACCCGAATAGCCGGCGGCAGGAAGCTGTTGGCGGCAATGGTGAGCCGGTCTAATGGCACACGCAAAGTTTCGACATCAAAGTGTGCCACCTGGCCGGATGCGTGAACACCGGCGTCGGTGCGCCCGGCGGCTATGAGTGAGATAGGGATGCCAAGCAGTCGCTCAAAGACCTCTTCGAGGGTCTGCTGAATCGTCGGGTCGCCAGGCTGGCGTTGCCAGCCGGCGTAGTCGGTACCGTCGTATTCGATGAGCAGTCGCAGACGCACTTGTCAGCGCGAGGAAATGAAGGTAATAAAGAGTATGATCGTCAGCCCCATCAGCACGACTGTCAGAACGTCGCGCCCTGCCAGTTTTAGAGGCCGGTAGAAACTGCGGGCTGCCCGGACCACAAATCCCCGCGATTGCATCGCATCGGAGATCGTATCTGCGCGGTCAAGACCAGCCTCAAGCAGCGGTCCCCAGAGCGGCAGCAGGCTGCGAATACGTTGCACCGGACTGCCGCCAGTTCTTAGTCCACGACCGAATTGTGCCTGCCGAATCCGGTTGGCTTCAGAGAGCAGCATCGGAAGAGTTTTCATCGCCAATCCGAGTCGAAGTGCAAAGGGACCGGTCGCACGGAGTCCTTTCTGGGTGCGCCGTCCGAACGCATATGCGGCAAGGCTCCAGTCCGACGGGTGCGTCGTCCGACTGACGAGCGAGGCAGAGACGCTCATAATAGCGATTTTTATGGCGAAGAAGAGACCTCGCGAAACAGCCTCCGCCAGTGATAGATCGCGACCTGTGACGAAAACATGGATAATAATGGTCAGCAGGTAAAAGAGCCATAATGCAGCAGCGTCTCGCACAATGACCGGCAATATAGGTCTGATCGCCGAGAGGCTTATAAACAGTGGCAGGGAGGCAATAGCCAGTGCAGTCCAGGACTGCGCCCAAAGCCCCATCGCTACCAGTGCAACCAAACCGGTCAACTTGACGCGCGGATCGAGGCGGTGGAGGAGTGTGTCGCCGTCGCTAAAGGCGCCAATGATGGGAGTTAGACTCATGATGAAAACGAATCCCCAAGAAGTGCTCGAACCCGCACGAGGGGCGAATCGGACTCGCCTTCAATAAGGGGAAGGGGTGCGATACTCCCGGCTTCGATTTGCCGGTAACAGCGTTCAAGGTTAAAGTCGTCCTGTGCCGACACGACGACCTGCCCTCGATCCGCGAGCCGTCGCGCAAGGTATTCCTGTTCAGTCTGACCGGGCGTAGGCACAAGGATCGCCGGACACGCGAGATAGGGGAGATCCATCAAGGTGCTATAGCCGGGACGGGCAAGGATGGCTTTGGCGGAATTCGCCGCCCGCCGGATAGATGCCGTCGAAAGATGAGGATAGCGAATCACGCGGCCGTCGAATTGGGAATCGGGATCTGCATTCCTCGGCAAGCCCCGGATGATGAGCAGGCGAAGGTCGCTTCCCGATGCCTGCTTAAGAATGATCTCCTCAAACCGGCTCCGCTGCGGCTCGGGACCGGAGAGGATTACGAGCAGATCGACAGGCGCAATGTCAGGCTTATCGTCAGACACATCAGAAGTCAAGTGGAATCGCGAGAGCGGGCCGATGAAGTGGACATTCGACGGTCTTTGGGAGGTATGTGAAAGGTCGCCAGAGAGATTCTCCTCACCGGCGTAGTCCGGCACCCAACACTCGGTGAAGCGGCTGATGATGCGCTGGTGAAAGAAAGCCAATGGCGATCGCGCCCAACCTTGACCGCCCGGAGGCAATATGATCAGTTGATGTGTGATATAGACCGACGGCACGTCAGGCTGGTGGAAGCCGAACCGGTTGTCGGAAATCACAAAGTCGATGCGGCGGTGACGGCAGAGGTCGTCCAGCCAACTTCGCTCCCGCCGCGCGGCGCCTATCAGTTTCGGCATCTGTCGTGCCATTGCGGTCGCCATAGAGCCGTCGGTCGGATAGGTGATGCCGTAGCCGGGTAGATTTAGAATCTCAACGCCGGGGCATTCGCCCTTTAGGAACTCCAGCGGCCCGCCACTGGCAGCAATGACCACCTCATAGCCGGCTTCACTTAGCGACCGGATGACCGGGACGCACCGCGCGGCGTGCCCAAGCCCCCAGTCCAGGGGAGAGATCAGAATGGTGAATGAAGAGTGCAGGATGAGGATTGCGAGGTAGATTGAAGATTATTGATTAGTGCAGAAAAAGTTGACTTGGAGGGCGGACAAGAATGTCCGCCCTTCCCTAATAGGAACATCTCATCAGGGCGGACATTCCTGTCCGCCCTCCAGAAACGGCAACAATATTCTGCACCTCTTCATAGGGTTTAATCTACATTCTGCCTTCTGATTTCTGCATTCCCTCAAAGCCCCACATGAAACCGGCGGTAGCGGTCACTTTGACCAGTTTGCCTATCAAGTCCTTGCGGCCCGCGAAGACGACGGTCTTGTTCTGACGGGTGCGACCGGTCAGGCGGTCGGGATTGCGCTCCGAGACGCCTTCGACAAGAACCTCGAAGGTGCGTCCGACTTCGGCCTCGTTCTTACGCCGAAAGAGGGCATTGGCGGTTTCAACCAGTTGCTGCATCCGCTCACGGGCAACTTCGGCAGGGACGGGATCGGGCAGGTCGATTGCAGCGGTCTTGCGGCGTAGCGAGTAAATGAACATAAAGGCTTGATCGAACTGCAATTCCTCGAAGGCATCCAGGGTTTCGTGAAAGGCTGCGTCGGACTCGCCCGGGAAGCCGACGATGATGTCGGTGGTGATCCCAATACCGGGGACCGCGCTGCGCAATTTGGCGACGATGCGGCGATACTGGTCGAACGAGTAGGCGCGCTTCATAGCCCTAAGGATGCCATCATTGGCGGACTGGAGCGGCAGGTGGACATGCTCGCAGA is a genomic window of Calditrichota bacterium containing:
- a CDS encoding zinc-binding dehydrogenase produces the protein MKAITIPRHGERDVLTYTSDQPTPVPVSGEVLIQIACTGINHVDLVVRRGYPSIPIPLPHIPGGDITGTVLEAGPDVSRDLIGKRVVVYPLIACGKCQLCREGRPNLCLGWKYFGLHLKGGYAEYCTVPAGNCFVLPDSISFDSAAGLPIAGLTALHALKGVGGLSAGQTFFIWGGAGGLGTIAIQIAKRLGATVIATAGSDDRLALMTSLGADHVFNRKRDDVPAEVMKLCPAGVDLIIDYVGPETFPKSFQMVKKGGRILLCGIITGREVPNFSLHMTYLRHLSIQGLYLGTKVEMQEIIDLAASGAVKVQVGAELPLAEAARAQQMLEEGAVAGKIVLRVA
- a CDS encoding glycosyltransferase, whose protein sequence is MVIAASGGPLEFLKGECPGVEILNLPGYGITYPTDGSMATAMARQMPKLIGAARRERSWLDDLCRHRRIDFVISDNRFGFHQPDVPSVYITHQLIILPPGGQGWARSPLAFFHQRIISRFTECWVPDYAGEENLSGDLSHTSQRPSNVHFIGPLSRFHLTSDVSDDKPDIAPVDLLVILSGPEPQRSRFEEIILKQASGSDLRLLIIRGLPRNADPDSQFDGRVIRYPHLSTASIRRAANSAKAILARPGYSTLMDLPYLACPAILVPTPGQTEQEYLARRLADRGQVVVSAQDDFNLERCYRQIEAGSIAPLPLIEGESDSPLVRVRALLGDSFSS
- the truA gene encoding tRNA pseudouridine(38-40) synthase TruA translates to MRLRLLIEYDGTDYAGWQRQPGDPTIQQTLEEVFERLLGIPISLIAAGRTDAGVHASGQVAHFDVETLRVPLDRLTIAANSFLPPAIRVLAAEPAAPDFHARYSATSRSYHYRIEHTLHPLRSRTSWTPMLPWDDTLAEEGVSLLFGRHDFRAFALYRPGELHYECVVTEAHWVADNDGVTFRITANRFLHKMVRGLVGSLFDLARGYYSPDDFRQLLERPVRCGAVRIAPAKGLTLVAVAYPDKQISSTD
- a CDS encoding energy-coupling factor transporter transmembrane protein EcfT, producing MSLTPIIGAFSDGDTLLHRLDPRVKLTGLVALVAMGLWAQSWTALAIASLPLFISLSAIRPILPVIVRDAAALWLFYLLTIIIHVFVTGRDLSLAEAVSRGLFFAIKIAIMSVSASLVSRTTHPSDWSLAAYAFGRRTQKGLRATGPFALRLGLAMKTLPMLLSEANRIRQAQFGRGLRTGGSPVQRIRSLLPLWGPLLEAGLDRADTISDAMQSRGFVVRAARSFYRPLKLAGRDVLTVVLMGLTIILFITFISSR